The Methylocella silvestris BL2 DNA segment TCGTCGTAGACGAGAAGCAGGCCATGAGCGTCGCAAAGCGCGCGCAGGCCGCGCATGAACTCCGTGGAGGCGACGCGTATTCCCGCCTCGCCCTGGATGGGCTCGACCAGGACCGCTCCAGTCTGCGGGCCGATCGCGGCCTTGACCGCATCAAGGTCGCCGAATTCGACAGAATCGAAGCCTTCGAGTTTTGGGCCGAAACCGTCGAGATATTTCGGATTGCCGCCGGCCGCGATGGTGGCGAGCGTGCGGCCGTGGAAAGCGCCTTTGAACGTGACGATGCGGAATTTTTCCGGATGGCCCGACACCGATTGATATTTGCGCGCGGTCTTGATCGCCCCTTCCACCGCCTCGGCGCCGGAATTGGTAAAGAAGACGAAATCGGCGAAGCTCGCTTCGCACAGGCGAGCGGCGAGACGTTCGGCTTGCGGAATCTCAAAAAGGTTCGACGTATGCCAAAGCTTGCGGCCCTGGGCGATCAACGCCTCGACGAGGTGAGGATGGCTGTAGCCGAGCGAAGCCACGGCGATGCCGCCGCCAAAATCGAGATAGCGCTCGCCATCCGTCGCCGTCAGCCAGGCGCCTTCGCCATGATCGAAGGCAAGATGGGCGCGCGCATAGGTCGGAAGCAGCGACGAGGGCACAGGTTCGCTCCGGGTTCGACGTTCAGGTCCGATTGGGAAGCTGCAAAAATCAAAAGCCGCCCATTGGGCGGCAAAAGTCGTAGAGCGCAATGTAGGCATTCCCTCCGGCCGGGTCAATTAGGAGGTGTTCGGGTTTGAGCTCGGCGGCGCGTCAGCCTTGCGCAAGCGGCCTCGGCTAGCCTCAGAGGCGTGGAGCTGCGCCATACGCAGGGGCGGCCAGCCGGCATAAGCTGTTGTGGGCGCAACTATCGAGGGGCCGACGCCGGCTTTCGATCGTATGCGCCTCTCGCCAGCGAAAAGATGGGCTTTGCGCCCCGGCGCCGCAAGCACTTGTTGAAAACCTGCCGGCGCCCTCTGTGAGGCTTGCATGCGATTCTACCACTAGTGTAGCGTTGGCCCTGCGAACTACGACATGTCGTGGTTTCGCCAGCCGGGGCGAGGCTGGCGAGCGGAACAGGTCACGCTGAATGCGAGGCGCTGAAACCGGCGCTCGCGCGCAACGTTCGGCGCCTCGGCGCCGCGCGAAATGACGGCCGTAAGGTCCAAGGGCGCGAGACGCATGGTCACGCGGCTGAATGAGGAAGCGGCGCCAGGGTCGGGAGCACAAGGATCCCATGGTTGCTGTGCGTTCAAATCATAGCGCCGGCCCGTTTGCGGACCCAATAGCCGGATGGCTTCGGCGAATGGAATTTGGCGCCGGATCAATACGTTGGAGCCTGTTCTCATGGAGCGATCATCGGGTTTCTCGATGAGAACGGGTTTTGCAGCAGATGGAATGGGTTTGCCCCCGCGTCCCGATCTAACGGCGAGAGCCGATCGATTTTTGTGGTTTCGGATGGACGCCATCCAAAACCGTCGCGACCCGAAGCATCATGGTCCGGACGCAGCGGCGTCCCGGATCGAATGACGCCGGAAAACGGAATGTTCAAGCGCAGCGTGCGGAGCCTATCAATGGCGCGGCGCTGCAATCGCCAAACCCTGGGAGGGTTCGATGTCCTGGACCGATGAACGCATCGACCTGCTGCAAAAGATGTGGCTGCAGGGGATGAGCGCCAGCAAGATCGCCAATGAGCTTGCAAATGGCCTGACCCGCAACGCCGTGATCGGCAAGGTCTACAGGCTCGGTCTCTCCGGCCGCGCCAAGGGCGACGCGCCGGGAGAGGATCACGCAAGCGCGAAACCTTCGCCGCGATCTCCGGCGCGCCCGTCCGGCCACGGGTCTCATAGCCACGCCTCCGGCGCGATCGCCCATAGCCCGATCGCTTCGGCTCATCACGCCTCCGGCCCAATCGCCAGCCAGAGCGCGCACAGCCAGATGTCGCGAGGGCAGCCGCAACCGACCGCTCAGAGGTCCTCGGCGGGGCCAGGCCTCATCAGCGGCAATACGGCGCTGGCGGCGGAGCCGATGCAGTTCGAGGCTCCGCTCCGGGCGCCAAGCGCGGATGTCGTGGTGCCGATCATCGAGCCGGTCACGATCATGGAGCTGCGCGAATCAATGTGCCGGTGGCCGATTGGCGATCCGACGCAGGCGGATTTCCGCTTTTGCGGCGCGCGCAAGTCGCCCGGCGCGGGACCCTATTGCGGCTGTCATTCGGCCATCGCCTACCAGCCGCAGCAGGATCGCCGCCGGCAGCGCCCGCCGAAAACGGCTTAACGGCGCGAAGTCCAAGACGTCGCCTTGCCGCCGGAGGAGTTCACCCGGCGGTGAAGCGCTGCAAAAGCATGGCGGGCCGGGAGGGTTTCCCGCCGTGACGCCAGCCGGCCGGACCGGGCTGGATCTCGCCGGACGGCCTCAAGGCGTCCGGTCTGAAGCCCCCGGCCCTTTCCCAAAAGTTTCATCGAAGGAATAGCCCGCGCCGCGCACCGTGCGGATCGGATCGCGTTCGCCTGGCGCCGTCAGCGCCTTGCGCAGCCGGCCGACATGGACGTCGACCGTCCGCTCGTCGATTTCCGCCGAAAGTCCCCAGACGCTGTCCAGCAGTTGCGCGCGAGAGAAAACGCGGCCGGGGCGCTCCATCAGATGCTCCAGCAGACGGAATTCGGTCGGGCCGAGATGCACGTCGCGGCCGGTGCGCCGAACGCGCCAGTTCTGCCGGTCGAGTTCGAGGTCTCCCGCCGAAAGCACGGCGGCGACGCGGTCCGGCCGCGCGCGGCGCAACAGTGAGCGCACTCGCGCCATCAGCTCCGGCACGGAAAAGGGCTTCACCACATAGTCATCGGCGCCGATGGAGAGGCCGCGCACGCGCTCGCTCTCCTCGCCACGCGCGGTGAGCATGATGACCGGCAGGCTGCGCGTGGCCTCGCGCGCCCGCATGCGGCGGCAGATCTCAAGGCCCGACACGCCGGGCAGCATCCAGTCGAGAATGACGAGATCGGGCATGGTCTCGCTGAGCCTGATTTCCGCTTCGTCGCCGCGCTCGACGCGATCGACGACAAAGCCCTCGGCTTCAAGATTATAGGCGAGCAGCATGCTCAGCGCCGCTTCGTCCTCGACGATAAGGATGCGCGGCGCCGGCGTTGGCGAAAGGCCGCGGGCGGCGCCCGGCCGGCCGTCGGTTTTGCTGTCGGCGTTGGCGTGAATATCGCTCATGGGATCACTTTACGGCTGGCGGGTCGGACAGGATGCTGCGGCCCTTCGGCCGGTCGGTCGGCATGGTCTCGCCACTGACGAGATAGACGACGGTTTCGGCGATGTTGGTCGCATGGTCGCCGATGCGCTCGATGTTTTTCGAACAGAACAGGAGATGCGCGCAGAAGGAGATGTTGCGCGGATCCTCCATCATGAAGGTCAAGAGGTCGCGGAAGACGGAATCCTCAAGCGAGTCGAGGTCGGCGTCATAGGTCCAGACCTCGCGGGCTCTGGCGATATCGCGCTCGGCGTAGGAATCGAGCACGTCCTTCAACAGGATGGCCGCGCTTTCCTGCATCGACTTCAGCCCGATGATGGCGCGGGGAATGCGCACGTCGCCGGCGATCTTGATGGCGCGCTTGGCGATGTTCTTGGCGAGATCGCCGACGCGCTCGAGATCGTTCGAAATCCGGATCGTCGCGATGATTTCGCGTAAGTCCACGGCGAGCGGCTGGCGGCGCGCGATCGTCAAAATGGCCTGCTCCTCGATCTCGCGCTGGAGCATGTCGAGGCGCGGATCGGTGGCGATCGTCTGATTGGCGAGTTGCACGTCGAAATCGCCGAGCGCGTCCATGGCGTCGGCCAGCATTTTTTCAGCAATGCCGCCCATTTCGGCGATCTTCTGGCCGAGCCCTTCGAGTTCCTTGTCGTAAGCTTTGACGATATGATCGGCCATTGCATTTGCCTCGAAGCTCTAGTCTTTGCCAGCGAAGCGGAGACCGGTTCGCGTCAGCACAAATTGGTAAAATACCACGCGAACGATCAGCCGAACCGGCCAGTGATATAGTTTTGCGTCTGTTTCTTGTCCGGCTGCGTAAAGATGTGGGTCGTCACGCCGAATTCGATCAATTCGCCGAGATACATGAAGGCTGTGTGGTCGGAGACGCGCGCCGCCTGCTGCATGTTGTGGGTGACGATGACGATCGTGTAGTTGACCTTCAGCTCGTCGATCAGCTCCTCGATCTTCGCCGTCGAGATCGGATCAAGCGCGGAGCACGGCTCGTCGAGCAGAATGACTTCAGGCTCGATTGCGACGGTCCGGGCGATGCACAGGCGCTGCTGCTGTCCGCCGGACAGAGACAGTCCGGACGCTTTCAGCTTGTCCTTGACCTCGCCCCAGAGCGCGGCGCTTGTGAGGGCCGCCTCGACCTTGTCGTCAAGTTCGGATTTGCCTGTTTTCTTATAAAGCTTGATGCCAAACGCGATGTTGTCATAGATCGACATCGGAAACGGCGTCGGCTTCTGAAACACCATGCCGACGCGGGCGCGCAGCAGATTGACGTCGACGCCGGGTCTCAGAATGTTCTCGCCGTCGAGGATAACTTCGCCGGTGGCGCGCTGCTTCGGATAAAGATCATACATCCTGTTCATGACGCGCAGCAGGGTGGATTTGCCGCAGCCCGACGGGCCGATGAACGACGTCACCCGATTGGCGTAGAGCGGCAGGCTGACGCCCTTCAGGGCAAGATTATCGCCATAATAGAAATTGAGATCCCGGATCGAGACCTTCTGCCGCAAATTGGCGAGGCCGTTCGTCGTCGTCATTTCTCGGTCCTTTGCGCGCCGAGGGCCCGGGCGCTGATCGACAGCGCGAGCACGGCGAGAGTGATGATGAGGGCGCCCGCCCAGGCAAGCTGCTGCCATTCCTTGTAGGGGCTCAGCGCAAACTGGAAGATGACGACAGGAAGGCTCGCCATCGGCGCGTTGAGATCGGTGCTGAAGAACTGATTGTTCAGCGCGGTGAACAGCAAGGGCGCCGTTTCGCCGCTGACGCGGGCGATGGCGAGAAGGACGCCGGTGATGAGCCCCGCGCGGGCGGCGCGATAGGCGACCTTGCCGATCACGAGCGCGCGCGGAAATCCAAGCGCGGACGCCGCCTCGCGCAGCGTATTCGGCACGAGCAACAGCATATCCTCGGTCGTGCGCACGACCACCGGCACGACGATCACGGCGAGCGCGAAAGCGCCCGCATAGCCCGAAAAATGCCCGGCCCGAGCGACCAGCGCCTCATAGACAAACAGGCCGATAACGATAGAGGGCGCGCTGAGCAGGATGTCGTTGATGAAGCGGACGACGAAGGTCAGCTTCGAATGGCGGCCGTATTCGGCCATATAGGTGCCGGCGAGCATGCCGAGCGGCGTTCCGATCAGAACGCCAAGAAAGGTGATGATCAGGCTGCCGACGATGGCGTTGAGGAGGCCGCCGGACGCTCCGGGAGGCGGCGTCATCTGCGTGAAGATCGCTGGAGAGAGCCCGCCGAACCCCTGGACGAAGAGGTCGATCAGGATCACGACAAGCCATGAGAGGCCAAAGAACGCCGAGGCGTAGCAAAGGCCAAGAGCGATCGCATTGGCGCGGCGGCGGCTGGCGTAAAGCGACATGGGTCAGATCCCCGCCTGGCGATCGAGCCGCATCAACAGATAACGCGCAATCGCGAGGATGATGAACGTGATCACGAACAGGATCAGGCCGAGCGCGATCAGCGAGGACGTGTAGAGATCGCCCACGGCTTCGGTGAATTCATTGGCGATGCTGGCCGAGATCGTCGTTCCCGGCGCGAGCAGGGATTCTGAAATGCGGTGGGCGTTGCCGATGACGAAAGTCACGGCCATCGTCTCGCCGAGCGCGCGGCCAAGGCCGAGCATGACGCCGCCGATGACGCCGACCCGCGCGTAGGGAATAACGATCGCGTGGATGACCTCCCATGTGGTGCAGCCGCAGCCATAGGCGGCCTCTTTCAAAACCGGCGGAACGGTCTCGAACACGTCGCGGGAGATCGAGGCGACGAAGGGCAGCACCATGATGGCGAGGATGAAGCCGGCAGTGAGAATGCCGATGCCATAGGGTGGGCCGGCAAACAGCGAAGACAGCACCGGGACGTTGGCGAATGTTTCGATCAGCGCCGGCTGCACGTGTTTCTGCAGGAAGGGCGCGAGGACGAACAGGCCCCAGATGCCATAGATGATCGAGGGAATGCCGGCGAGCAATTCGATCGCGACGCCGATCGGCCGCCGCAGCGGAACGGGGCAAAGCTCGGTTAGAAAGACGGCGACGCCGATGCCGATCGGGGCGGCGATCACCATGGCGATCGCGGAGGTGACGAGCGTGCCGTAGATCGGCGCCAGGGCGCCGAACTGCTCCGTCACCGGGTTCCATTTTTCGGTGGTGAAGAAAGCGAAGCCAAAGGTCGAAAGGGCCGGAATCGAGCCGATGACCAGGGAGGCGATGACGCCGCCGAGGATAAGCAGCACGGTCAGCGCCGCGCCCATGGTGATGAAATGGAATGATTTGTCCTGCAGCCGCAGCCAGTTCAGGACGCGAAGCTTGTCCTGCGCCTTGGCGGAGGGAACGTCCTCGAGGGCGACGTCAACCAATGTCTTTCTCCGCATCGCCTAGTCGCGCTTTAGTCATTTTAGCCGATCGCCGCGGCGCTGTTTGGTCTGCTGCGGCGCCGAAGCGCCGCAGCAATTTTAGCGCATTTAAATCAGTTGATCAGCGCCTTGCCGTCGGGTCCCTTGATGTCCGCGGCCCAGGTCGCCCGGACGAGCTTGATGAGCGGCTCGGGCAGCGGGATATAGTCCAGCTCCTCGGCCGCCTTGGTTCCCTTGTTGAAGGCCCAGGAGAAGAACTTCAGCGCCTCGCCGGCGGCGACGGGGTCCGTTGGCTGCTTGTGCATCAGTATGAAGGTCGCAGCCGTGATCGGCCAGGACTGCGCGCCCGGCTGGTCGGTCAGGATCTGGTAATAGCCCGGCGCATGCGCCCAATCGGCGTTGGCGGCGGCGGCCTGGAAGGCCGGCACGGTCGGGGCGACGGCGGTCCCGGCCTGATTGACGAGCTTCGTCGTCACCATCTTGTTCTGCTTGGCGTAGGCGTATTCGACATAGCCGATCGCGCCCTTGGTCTGGATCACGTTGTTGGCGACGCCTTCATTGCCTTTCGCGCCAATGCCCGCGGGCCATTCCACGGCGGTCGCCTCGCCGACCTTCGCCTTCCAGTCCGGCGAAACCTTGGACAGATAATTGGTGAAGTTGAAGGTGGTGCCGGAGCCGTCCGAGCGATGCACAATGGCGATCGCGGTCGCCGGCAGCTTGACGCCGGGATTGAGCTTCTGGATCGCCGCATCGTCCCAGGTCTTCACGGTTCCGAGGAAGATGTTGGCCAGCGTTTGCCCGTCGAGCGTCAGCTGATTATCGCTGATTCCCTCGAGATTGATGACGGGAACAATGCCGCCGATGACCATCGGCCATTGCGCAAGGCCGTCGGTCGAAAGTTCGTCGGCCTTCAAAGGCGCGTCGGTGGCGCCGAAGGTGACCGTGTTCGCCTTGATCTGCTTGATGCCGCCGCCTGAGCCGATCGACTGATAGTTCAGGCCGTTGCCGGTCTCCGTCTTATAGGCTGCGGCCCATTTGGCGTAGATCGGATAGGGGAAGGTCGCGCCGGCGCCGGTGATATCGGCCGCCGCGACGGGAGCGACGGCAAGACCGACGACGGCCGCCACGATCGCTGATCGCAGGAACGGAAAATTCATGAAACGCCTCTTTCGAATAGACGGTGATGCGCGGGCTCGCCGGCCCGCGCGCCTGCGCCGGGCTTTCAGGAGCAATCGCTTGATCGAGCGCCGCCGCGTGAGCCGCAGGATTAGCTTTTCCCCGGCCTACGCTCTCTAGATCGCCGAGGCTTGTTATTTATGAAGCCTGCATGACAGATTGATGACACTGCCCATCGCGTCGGGCCCCGTGAAGGCGCGAATAGGATGCGGCGCTGTTCATCCCGCCCTGCTGCGGGTCGCCGGCGGCTGCAGCGGCAGGGTGACGGTGCAGGTCGTCCCCTGCCCCGGCTGCGAATCGATGGCGAGGCGGCCGCGGTGGCGCGCGACAATATGTTTAACGATGGCGAGGCCGAGCCCCGTGCCGCCTTTGGCCCGGCTTGCGCCGGCGTCGACGCGATAGAAGCGCTCCGTCAGCCGCGGCAGATGCTCGGGCGCGATGCCGGCGCCAAAATCGCGCACGCTGAGCACGCATTGGCGCTCCTGCGCGACCAGCGCGATCTCGACCCTGCGCAGGCCGTCCGGAGCTTCGCTCGCGCCA contains these protein-coding regions:
- the phoU gene encoding phosphate signaling complex protein PhoU, with protein sequence MADHIVKAYDKELEGLGQKIAEMGGIAEKMLADAMDALGDFDVQLANQTIATDPRLDMLQREIEEQAILTIARRQPLAVDLREIIATIRISNDLERVGDLAKNIAKRAIKIAGDVRIPRAIIGLKSMQESAAILLKDVLDSYAERDIARAREVWTYDADLDSLEDSVFRDLLTFMMEDPRNISFCAHLLFCSKNIERIGDHATNIAETVVYLVSGETMPTDRPKGRSILSDPPAVK
- the pstS gene encoding phosphate ABC transporter substrate-binding protein PstS, translated to MNFPFLRSAIVAAVVGLAVAPVAAADITGAGATFPYPIYAKWAAAYKTETGNGLNYQSIGSGGGIKQIKANTVTFGATDAPLKADELSTDGLAQWPMVIGGIVPVINLEGISDNQLTLDGQTLANIFLGTVKTWDDAAIQKLNPGVKLPATAIAIVHRSDGSGTTFNFTNYLSKVSPDWKAKVGEATAVEWPAGIGAKGNEGVANNVIQTKGAIGYVEYAYAKQNKMVTTKLVNQAGTAVAPTVPAFQAAAANADWAHAPGYYQILTDQPGAQSWPITAATFILMHKQPTDPVAAGEALKFFSWAFNKGTKAAEELDYIPLPEPLIKLVRATWAADIKGPDGKALIN
- the phoB gene encoding phosphate regulon transcriptional regulator PhoB, with the protein product MSDIHANADSKTDGRPGAARGLSPTPAPRILIVEDEAALSMLLAYNLEAEGFVVDRVERGDEAEIRLSETMPDLVILDWMLPGVSGLEICRRMRAREATRSLPVIMLTARGEESERVRGLSIGADDYVVKPFSVPELMARVRSLLRRARPDRVAAVLSAGDLELDRQNWRVRRTGRDVHLGPTEFRLLEHLMERPGRVFSRAQLLDSVWGLSAEIDERTVDVHVGRLRKALTAPGERDPIRTVRGAGYSFDETFGKGPGASDRTP
- the pstA gene encoding phosphate ABC transporter permease PstA; this encodes MSLYASRRRANAIALGLCYASAFFGLSWLVVILIDLFVQGFGGLSPAIFTQMTPPPGASGGLLNAIVGSLIITFLGVLIGTPLGMLAGTYMAEYGRHSKLTFVVRFINDILLSAPSIVIGLFVYEALVARAGHFSGYAGAFALAVIVVPVVVRTTEDMLLLVPNTLREAASALGFPRALVIGKVAYRAARAGLITGVLLAIARVSGETAPLLFTALNNQFFSTDLNAPMASLPVVIFQFALSPYKEWQQLAWAGALIITLAVLALSISARALGAQRTEK
- a CDS encoding aspartate aminotransferase family protein, translated to MPSSLLPTYARAHLAFDHGEGAWLTATDGERYLDFGGGIAVASLGYSHPHLVEALIAQGRKLWHTSNLFEIPQAERLAARLCEASFADFVFFTNSGAEAVEGAIKTARKYQSVSGHPEKFRIVTFKGAFHGRTLATIAAGGNPKYLDGFGPKLEGFDSVEFGDLDAVKAAIGPQTGAVLVEPIQGEAGIRVASTEFMRGLRALCDAHGLLLVYDEVQCGVGRTGKLFAYELYGVTPDIMAIAKGIGGGFPLGAFLATREAGKGMTVGTHGTTYGGNPLATSIGNAVLDVVLAPGFLDHVATVGARLKQGLLTLIEAYPRSVANVRGEGLMLGLELRAPVADFVAAARAEKILVIPAGDNVARLLPPLIISEAEAAEGVKRLGAACARLEKATSVLNEAAG
- a CDS encoding GcrA family cell cycle regulator, which produces MSWTDERIDLLQKMWLQGMSASKIANELANGLTRNAVIGKVYRLGLSGRAKGDAPGEDHASAKPSPRSPARPSGHGSHSHASGAIAHSPIASAHHASGPIASQSAHSQMSRGQPQPTAQRSSAGPGLISGNTALAAEPMQFEAPLRAPSADVVVPIIEPVTIMELRESMCRWPIGDPTQADFRFCGARKSPGAGPYCGCHSAIAYQPQQDRRRQRPPKTA
- the pstB gene encoding phosphate ABC transporter ATP-binding protein PstB; this translates as MTTTNGLANLRQKVSIRDLNFYYGDNLALKGVSLPLYANRVTSFIGPSGCGKSTLLRVMNRMYDLYPKQRATGEVILDGENILRPGVDVNLLRARVGMVFQKPTPFPMSIYDNIAFGIKLYKKTGKSELDDKVEAALTSAALWGEVKDKLKASGLSLSGGQQQRLCIARTVAIEPEVILLDEPCSALDPISTAKIEELIDELKVNYTIVIVTHNMQQAARVSDHTAFMYLGELIEFGVTTHIFTQPDKKQTQNYITGRFG
- the pstC gene encoding phosphate ABC transporter permease subunit PstC, with product MVDVALEDVPSAKAQDKLRVLNWLRLQDKSFHFITMGAALTVLLILGGVIASLVIGSIPALSTFGFAFFTTEKWNPVTEQFGALAPIYGTLVTSAIAMVIAAPIGIGVAVFLTELCPVPLRRPIGVAIELLAGIPSIIYGIWGLFVLAPFLQKHVQPALIETFANVPVLSSLFAGPPYGIGILTAGFILAIMVLPFVASISRDVFETVPPVLKEAAYGCGCTTWEVIHAIVIPYARVGVIGGVMLGLGRALGETMAVTFVIGNAHRISESLLAPGTTISASIANEFTEAVGDLYTSSLIALGLILFVITFIILAIARYLLMRLDRQAGI